In one Candidatus Omnitrophota bacterium genomic region, the following are encoded:
- the ahcY gene encoding adenosylhomocysteinase, whose protein sequence is MKYHIKNIGLAKRGKLRIEWADENMPVLKLIRKRFAKERPLKGVRISCCLHVTTESAALMLTLKAGGADCVLCASNPLSTQDDVAASLVKDYGIPVFAIKGEDGKTYYKHINAALDHRPNITMDDGADLVSTIHSKRQDLVKNILAGTEETTTGVIRLKSLEQKGLLLFPVIAVNDALTKHMFDNRYGTGQSTIDGIIRATNELVAGTNFVVAGYGWCGKGAASRAKGLGANVIVTEVDPLKAIEAVMDGFRVMPMKDAAKIGDIFVTVTGDLNVIRGEHFKALKDGSIICNSGHFNAEIDIPALEKMSRKKRRIRDFVDEYTMKDGRRINLLGEGRLINLAAAEGHPAQVMDMSFANQAFSAEFVVKSSKRLQNKVYPVPKDIDEKIAALKLESMKIKIDTLTREQQEYLSSWEVGT, encoded by the coding sequence ATGAAATACCATATTAAAAATATAGGCCTGGCGAAAAGGGGGAAGCTGCGCATAGAATGGGCCGACGAGAATATGCCGGTCCTGAAGCTAATACGCAAGAGGTTCGCGAAGGAGAGGCCGCTAAAGGGAGTCAGGATATCATGCTGCCTCCACGTGACGACCGAATCGGCCGCGCTCATGCTTACGCTTAAGGCCGGCGGAGCCGATTGCGTCTTATGCGCGTCAAACCCGCTTTCCACCCAGGATGACGTCGCGGCGTCGCTGGTCAAAGATTATGGGATACCGGTATTCGCCATCAAAGGCGAGGACGGCAAGACATATTATAAGCATATAAACGCGGCGCTAGACCACCGCCCCAATATCACAATGGATGATGGGGCGGACCTCGTCTCGACGATACATTCGAAGAGGCAGGACCTCGTGAAGAATATCTTAGCGGGGACAGAGGAGACGACGACAGGCGTCATAAGGCTGAAGAGCCTCGAGCAGAAAGGGCTTCTCCTTTTCCCGGTCATCGCGGTAAACGACGCGCTGACAAAACATATGTTCGATAACCGTTACGGGACGGGCCAGTCGACGATCGACGGCATCATAAGGGCGACGAACGAGCTCGTGGCCGGGACGAATTTTGTCGTCGCCGGGTACGGCTGGTGCGGAAAAGGCGCCGCATCCCGCGCGAAAGGCCTGGGAGCCAACGTCATTGTCACCGAGGTCGATCCGCTCAAGGCGATAGAAGCGGTAATGGACGGGTTCAGGGTCATGCCGATGAAAGACGCGGCTAAGATCGGCGATATCTTCGTGACCGTCACCGGCGACTTGAATGTCATCAGGGGCGAACATTTCAAGGCGTTAAAGGACGGCTCGATAATCTGCAATTCCGGCCATTTCAACGCCGAGATAGATATCCCGGCCCTCGAGAAGATGAGCAGGAAGAAGAGGAGGATAAGGGATTTTGTGGACGAATATACGATGAAGGACGGCCGCAGGATAAATCTCCTCGGCGAGGGCAGGCTCATAAACCTCGCGGCGGCGGAAGGCCATCCGGCGCAGGTCATGGACATGTCGTTCGCGAACCAGGCGTTCTCCGCGGAATTCGTCGTAAAGAGTTCGAAGAGATTACAGAACAAGGTCTACCCTGTCCCGAAAGACATAGACGAGAAGATCGCTGCGCTGAAACTCGAGTCGATGAAGATAAAAATAGATACCCTGACCAGGGAACAGCAGGAATACCTGTCTTCCTGGGAAGTGGGGACATAA